Within the Kribbella aluminosa genome, the region CAGGATGCCGTCCTTGACCAGGTCCCACTGCTGGCCGGCGACGCCCTCGTCGTCGAACCCGACGGTGGACAGGCCGTTCTCCGCGGTGCGGTCGCCGGTGACGTGCATGACCGGCGAGCCGTACTTCAGCGTGCCGAGCTGGTCGAGGGTGGCGAAGCTGGTGCCCGCGTAGTTCGCCTCGTAGCCGAGCGCGCGGTCGAGCTCGGTGGCGTGGCCGATCGACTCGTGGATGGTCAGCCACAGGTTGGACGGGTCGACGACCACGTCGTACGTGCCGGCCTCGACGCTCGGCGCGGCCAGTTTCTCGGCCAGCCAGCCGGGGATCTGGGCGAGCTCGTCGTCCCAGTTCCACCCGGTGCCGGTCATGTACTCCCAGCCGCGGCCGGCCGGCGGAGCCGTGGACGACATCGAGTCGAAGCGGTCCTCCGCGACGCCGTGCGCGGTGATGGTCGGGCCGATCCGGACGCGTTGCTGGGTGTACGACGTGCCGGCGGAGTTCGCGTAGTACTTGCACTCGTGGATCGTGGCGACGTGCACGCTGACGTGGGCGACCCCGTCGGCCTTCAGAACGCGGTCACTGTAGTCGGTGAGCAGGGCGACCTTCTCGGCGCGCGGGACGCTGAACGGGTCGATCTCGTACGACGAGATCCAGGTGACGTCGTCGTACACCGGCTCGTCGGCGAGCTCGATCGTTTCCGCGTTGATCGGCCGCGACACCTGCGCCATGTTGACGGCTTGCTCGGCGAGCACCACCGCCTCGTCGACGGTCAGCGCGACACCGGCCGCGAACCCCCACGTGCCGTCGTGGATGACGCGCACGGCGAGGCCGAGGTCCTCGTCGTCCTTCGCGCTCTCCAGCACACTGTCGCGCAACGAGATGGACTCCGACCGGATCCGCTCCAGCCGGAACTCGGCGAACGTGGCGCCGAGGTCGCGGGCACGGTGCAGGGCGGCCGCGGCCAGCTCCTGCCGGGGGAGAGCGAGGAACGCTGCGTCGATATCAGGCACGAACCCGACCCTATACGCGGCCCCCACAATCTCCGGGGGTGCATGCACAGGACTGAAACCGAGCCGGGCCGCCCGGCTGTTGCCGTGTGGGGGCGTGGCGTCTACGGACCGGCGGGGTAACAAATTTGCAAATAGCAACGGTTTCTTTCCCCGCTGCCGGGTCCAATCCGCGATCCCGGCGCGATCGCGCCTCCACCCGCCGCACCCACGCTGCTGCACCGAAGTTCACGCGCAAGGTCGATCAGGACAGTGTCAGCCACCTGAGGACTTCGCGGTATGCATTTGC harbors:
- a CDS encoding TldD/PmbA family protein, encoding MPDIDAAFLALPRQELAAAALHRARDLGATFAEFRLERIRSESISLRDSVLESAKDDEDLGLAVRVIHDGTWGFAAGVALTVDEAVVLAEQAVNMAQVSRPINAETIELADEPVYDDVTWISSYEIDPFSVPRAEKVALLTDYSDRVLKADGVAHVSVHVATIHECKYYANSAGTSYTQQRVRIGPTITAHGVAEDRFDSMSSTAPPAGRGWEYMTGTGWNWDDELAQIPGWLAEKLAAPSVEAGTYDVVVDPSNLWLTIHESIGHATELDRALGYEANYAGTSFATLDQLGTLKYGSPVMHVTGDRTAENGLSTVGFDDEGVAGQQWDLVKDGILVGYQVDRRMAKKNEDVLGTPRSNGCAYADSSGHIPIQRMANVSLQPAADGPSTEELISRVRNGIYIVGDKSWSIDMQRYNFQFTGQRFYKITDGKLDGQLRDVAYQATTTDFWGSMEAVGGPQTYVLGGALNCGKAEPSQSGAVSHGCPSALFRGVRILNTTQEAGR